From the Manihot esculenta cultivar AM560-2 chromosome 14, M.esculenta_v8, whole genome shotgun sequence genome, the window atataaaataaaatttcattattattattatttaagaaaaaaaaggcTCAGCTAGAAAAGTTGGTAGCaaatggcatgatatggtaagAGACGAATAGAAACATGTTGATTTTGGTGCTAAAAATTTGAAAGAATTCAAACACCACTCAACTCATCAGAggcaaataagaaaaaaaaattatcatacaaATGTTAAATTATTGCTTCTCTACGCTAGGGCAAGAAATTTTAATGGAAATAAAACGTCATGACAGAGTGGGATTGATGTCATCATAACCCCACATCAAGCAGAGAGCTTCTCGTGGCCAATGCTAATGGTAGTGCTAGTGCTGCTATCATCAAATGTTTGAatattatattctaaaattaaaaatcttattattCTAAAAGAAAAGAGTTCTAAAAGTTGAAAAGTATGTAAAGAATGGGGACCAAACCAGCCATGCGTGTGACCACAATATATATATAGCATATAAAAAACACCATATGAAAAAAGGTTCCAATGACATGTCTTTAAATCAAAGAATTtcgtttttttttcctttttattaaataattggcATAGGAATTTCTGTTGTTCGGTGAAATTCAGGATATTGGAATTCTCTAGAagagtaagatttatgtttttctaaagtaatgtaataTGGTTTACTGTTTTTAAActaaaatgaaaagagtttttgcaagaaaagaatcaaggcagaaaagccaggttcggccgccgaaggtgacattcggccgacGAACATGCATAGCTTtcagtttcacgtgtggccgccgaaggtggtctggtcagtcacctataaaaggctctcaatcggttgaaaggataagtattgtcgttttctttcactttctgaggtgagaccctaaCCTTCTTAAGTTTTCTTactgttttcatcaaatcatgaaaatatttgattgatttttatgttattaagCACTTCACACATAAATTTTAGTGGGTTTAATCCATATTATTAGTCTTAAttaagaatggggagaaaaaagaaattttaagatGTTAAATTTCACATTCAAATGGGTAATTATATTTGTTCATAAGATATTATGGTTAGAATTTGGAAAGGATTAGGGAACCTCTTCGGGCCAAACAAAGAACCGGCAATTAGCCAGTGGGCGGACGGCACCAAATTACTAGAGGTCATGGTCCCGCTGGAACAGATAAAAGTTCTATTCGGTTCCTCTGGGTTACCGTGCCACATATCAGACATCTTTGCAACACGTGTTATTATTTCATTTAAGACattatttaacatttttaaaataaataatcattacataatttttatttaaatcaaattcaaGTAAACCCATAATATATAATtccatataaattgattatttaattattattaactaattaaattttatttgttgtGAATATtagtatatattaaattaataaataataaactgACTATGTTCTCAGAAGTTAAGTCTTCTAAAATTCAAAACAGATGAGAGCAAAACTGAAATTTGTAACACAACTAGTGGGAATAATTTccctaatatattaaaatttcatactttatactttaaaactattaaaattttataaatataaatacatttaaaatatttcataactctCTATTTCATTATACGTTTAACATTttccttctttatttttttttaattttattaaaataataaataaaagttataaTATGACTATTGGAGTTCTGATTTCGGGTTGAATTTGAACTTTATAAAAGAATATAGACTCACTTCTATGAGCAGATCGGTCTCATATTGTACCATCCAGCTTATGATTAAAGCAGATCGGACTGATCCCCTATTCGGGTTTACTAGATGAGAGCTTAGTTCGGTGACGTAATAGGAAATAGGTGCCCTGCTATCTCATAGTCCTATCAACATGCACACCGGAAAAGTTAAATGACCATAACGAAAATGAGTATGTTACTAAGTCAATATATATATAGGTTTGAGTGACAGGAATGGGCGACACTATAACAGTATAACAAGATAATAGTTATATGTCAttaggataaaaaaaaaataaaggagaaaAACTTGATTTTTTCCTATTAAGTTTACACTCacactaaattttattttttaaatttcagaacatTAATTATAAACGGAAGTGAtatgttaatttaattaattaattaattaattttctgtacaattaaaattaaacaatacatTAATTCAAGAGATAGAGATTGTTGGACAGTGAAGACATCACTCAAAAACTAGataaagataaatatataataaaaaatgattttgtttcattaaataCTAACCCACATAGGTAGGTAGATGATATTATAACAGTTTTTTTACATGAATATCAGGTTTCCAACATAGCAAAATTGGATagactaaataaaataattaaatttaaattccttTATTGAAATATACTTAAATTAATAAGATATTTTagaactgaaatatataaatacaatTTGGTGATACAAGACAGTAAGGTGGGGACTGTGGAAGCACTACTGATATACACATATTCTTATTTAGAATTactaagaagaaaaaaaaaagaaaaaaagaaaaaaagcaaaTGCCCCACTACTGTataggaagaggaagaaaaagtCATTTTTGTACACAAAGTGATGAAAATATTGAAGCATATACCAACTTCGCAATATGttggaaaagaaaagggaagattatatataaaatagggCCACCACCCCATTCATTCACTATCAAAATATTCTCCAACACCTACCCAAACTGAAAAGctccataaaaaaataatattccaaAAAAGAAAGAGCGAGGCATGAGCATTTAGCTACCCATGAATTAATACACATGTAACTGAAACCTAGCTAGAGAGAGATGGAGTGTGTTCCAAGACACAATGATTATTTGGTATTGGGGAAACAGAAAGGGTGGCGAGCTAATAGCCAAGACCAAGAGCatggaagaaaaagaagaggatgAAGAGAAAGgctattaaaaaaaacaaagaattagaagcaaataataaaagagTTTTTTAGCTAAGCCTTTTATCATGATGATACTATCAGCCTTTTTGGGTCTTTGGTCGGTCGACAATCTGTGTGTTGTGTGTTCACTGTGTTTGTTTTTGTGTTTCccatttcttttctctctccaACTGCACTCACAGAGTGTAATTATACAGTTTGAACTAATCATAAAGCAACAAAATAATGgtatttctatatatatatattcagaaTAAACAAAAAGATATTGACCCCCACACTCTCCTGATAGCTACAGGGATATATAGAGAATGCCGtaagaagaaaggaaagaagACTTGTACTCTTAcagcctctctctctctatctataTATTCGGAGTGGGGAGAGAGAGAAATAGAGCAAGAGGAGGAGTTCCACATCAACGACAAAAGGAAACCAAAAAGATACACCAACATAGCGCcaaacaaaagaagaagaagaagaaaaaaaaggattAGTTGAAGCACAGGATAAAAAGGGTCTTCACCCACAAAGGCTGTGTGGCAGAAGAAAAAACCTACCCAGTTGAAAGAGATCGCAAGAGAGAAACCCAACCCTTTTCTCTCATCACCTCCACTACCCACAAGAGATAAAGAGCACTAAAAAGTCCTCAACAACATATCAAACTGAAGCTCTGTCTCCTTCCTTATATTCCCTTTCTATTCTTCTCTCCGCCTATAAGTATAATCCAGTTTCCatatcccttttttttttctctcccgATTCTGCTTTTCATATCAAAAAGAGATCAATATGGAAACACCTTCTAAGTTATAGAATTTTAGTCGCAAGTTTTTGTCCTGGGAGGAAGAGGGAGATGCGTGGATTCAAGGAAGAAGATCAAGGAGAGTGTTCTCAAACTATCCATAACTTCCAAGGCTACCAAGAACAATTACTTCTTCAACACCACCTACAAATgcaacagcagcagcagcagcagcagcagcaaagCAATGACATCTATGGAGGAGCTAGAGGAACCGGATTGATTTTCCCTGAAGTTTCACCAATCTTACCATGGCCTCTCGCTCCAGTCCACTCCTTCAACCCTACCCATTTCGTTTCTAACCCGGTTCGTGAACAAGACCCGTTTCTTATCCCTCCAGTACCATCATCATATGGAAATCTCTTCAACAGACGAGCTCCTCCCCTGCAGTTTGCTTATGATGGTCCATCAAGTGATCATCTCAGAATCATATCTGAGACTCTTGGACCGGTGGTTCAGCCCGGTTCAGCCGCTTTTGGGTTGCAAGCTGAACTGGGGAAGATGACTGCTCAAGAAATCATGGATGCTAAGGCTCTTGCTGCTTCGAAGAGTCATAGTGAGGCCGAGCGGAGgagaagagaaagaatcaaCAATCATCTTGCTAAGCTACGCAGCTTACTCCCCAGCACAACCAAGGTAATTAAGAACCGCAAAAGTCATCCAAAATTTTTTGACAATTACCtacaaaattatgaaattgTTGAAATTAAATATCAACCCTCTCTACTCGCCATGTTTACAAACATGCATGTGCATATATTAATGTTTTAGGTGTCATATCtttttgttttgcattagaacgagcccctttcttttttcattcGAAAGATCTCTGTCGATCTTGCTAAAGATTCTAGTTAGATGGCTGTTCTGATTTCATTTCATTGAAACCTACCCTTTAGATTTGAAAGGCAGTCACGtttctctctttttgttttCATCTTTTTAATACTAATATTGTTTTTGCTTTTGGTTTATTCCTTCTCTGGAACTTGTGGTAGTTCCGAGGAGCAAAAAAACTAAAAGGAATAAGCGTTAATGTCGCTTAGATGATATGATAAAGAGGAACCAAAGAGCAGTTGAAAAGCTTCCACGGAAATTTCTTGCCGGACATCAGTCAAACTAATTAGAGATAATGGAAAAAAGATATAAAGTCAGACAAAACTAGCATTCTTGTCAGTCATATGGCCATGCCCTAATCCTCCTTTACAACTTCATGCCATTAGGAACCTAGCTACTTTCATGGCTGAATTATTTAAGTAGACTATAAACTTCTTATCTCATCTATTCTTTTCACACATCAAAAGCTTTCTTTatactatatatttataattagaaAGAAAATTCCATTTGGGTCATTTCTTGTGAATCTACGTTCCTTATTTTGTTTCTTGTTTAGTTCGATAACTCATAGTACATATGGATATCAACTTTAACATGGCATTGATTTTGTCCTCTTGTTTGGACTTTTGCCTGTTGTGTAGACGGATAAAGCTTCATTACTAGCAGAGGTCATCCAACACGTTAAAGAGCTAAAACGCCAGACTTCTTTGATAGCCGAAACAAGTCCCGTACCGACCGAAATTGATGAGCTAACAGTTGATACATCCGATGAAGATGGTAAATTTGTGATCAAAGCTTCAATTTGCTGCGAAGACAGGTCTGATCTTTTGCCTGACCTAATAAAGACCTTGAAAGCATTACGCTTGAGAACACTAAAAGCTGAGATTACAACTCTTGGTGGACGagtcaaaaatgttttattcatTACTGGAGAAGAAGATTCTTCAAGTAACAGCAATGAGCAGCAGCAACATGAGGAGGCACAATATTCTATAAGTTCAATCCAAGAAGCATTGAAAGCAGTTATGGAGAAGACTGGCGGTGATGAGTCTTCCTCAGGGAGCACCAAGAGGCAAAGAACCAATATCAATATCCTTGATCAACAACACAGGTCCCTATAATTTTCTAATTAGAGTACCtcattcttcttcctcttctggcATTTGTTTCTGGGTATTctcctccttttctttttcacttTGCTTGTGGCTGTGTCCTTTTTGGTGTGTCTTTGTGTAATTTTTCGCCAGTGAACAGAGACAGGTAATGATGGTGTCTTTTGTGTAACTTACATCACTCCAAAATATAAGAAATTTGGAGAGCGAGATAGAGATTGTGGTTGGTATTTCTTGGTTTGTTTGTGCACAAGTTAATCTAACCAGAGAGAAGATGAGAGGGCCTTGCATTGCACTAGCAGACAAGAAAGAAAGCGCAGACATCAGAAGAGCAAGTAGTCCACTGTCCTAATTTTCTATGTTAGGTTTTGATATAAGGTTTATCTTCCCACGAAAAAGATTTTTCCCATTAAAGCCAATCCAAACTACACTCTCTCATCACTGTCTTTCTCTCGTCATTCGAATGGAATTTATGGATCATCATACGGATCAGTGTGGTGAcgatgttgttgttgttgtcaCGTGTCTTGCCACGTCCCCACTCCCAACTACCACCATCTCTCCCATCTTCTCCTTCTTAATTATCAGTACAATGTTGGTCCACTGATCAGCAGTCTTAATTATCAGGAATCCCTTGTTTAAAACCAAAATCAAAAAACGAAAGGGTGCGAAAACCCTAATGAGCTATGCATGTTTCGTGAATCACAAGAGTTTCTGATAGACTTGTGATATTATTATATCTAGGgaatgtacatagtcataattttGTGTTTTGACTTTTTCTCTCCTGTCTCTCTGATTTCctccctttttttttataagtcaTCATATTACTATCTGCTAATGTCCATTCTCTTTTAATTCAAAGAATGTTTATAAGGAAGAGAAAAACTACTTAAAGCTGAATTTTTTTAGTTGGGTGACCagtgtatttgaataaatttgagagattttaaattttatttttttaatttttaatttttaatttctattttaaaaatatatatatagagaactcgaatttatataatttttatattaaatatctgtatctaaattttttagatttattatatatattttaattaattttgtataaatttatatgtatttatatagAGAGTTGATTGAAGTATATACGACTAATTTATAGATTTACATGCATGTTTAATT encodes:
- the LOC110631025 gene encoding transcription factor bHLH30: MRGFKEEDQGECSQTIHNFQGYQEQLLLQHHLQMQQQQQQQQQQSNDIYGGARGTGLIFPEVSPILPWPLAPVHSFNPTHFVSNPVREQDPFLIPPVPSSYGNLFNRRAPPLQFAYDGPSSDHLRIISETLGPVVQPGSAAFGLQAELGKMTAQEIMDAKALAASKSHSEAERRRRERINNHLAKLRSLLPSTTKTDKASLLAEVIQHVKELKRQTSLIAETSPVPTEIDELTVDTSDEDGKFVIKASICCEDRSDLLPDLIKTLKALRLRTLKAEITTLGGRVKNVLFITGEEDSSSNSNEQQQHEEAQYSISSIQEALKAVMEKTGGDESSSGSTKRQRTNINILDQQHRNYGSCSVTNVNTEK